TCCGGTGCGGAATAGAGGCGCCAGCCACCCCCTACATTGCGCAACCTGTAACCGCGCGGGCGAGATTGGCCGCCCTCGTATTCCTGCTGCAGCCGCACTAGGCTTTCACTAACGCTTGCCAAAGGTACTTCGAGGGCGGAAGCCAGGTCTGCTTCGAATACGGGCTCTGAAGCAATCGCCAAGATCGCTTCCAGTGGTCCTGCCAGCTCATCCATCCTGCTCTCCTGTGTAGTCGTCGGCGAGGGCAATATTGGTATCGCTGCCGACCCAGCTGACCCACAATGTCTCCATGGGGGCATCTTGCTCAAACGTAACCTGATCTGCCCGGAAAAGTTCTAGCAACGCTAAGAATCGGGAAATCACCACTGGCAGGTTAGCCGCGTCCTCGGTAAGTTCGCCGAAACTAGCCCTGCCTGCGGCGCGCAGTTTGGCCGAAATGATCGCAAGTTCGCGACTGACAGGGGCTATTGGATCATGTAGGTGAGCAAGCCCCACTGTCGGCTCCTGGTAATAGATGGCTTCCGCAGCCAACTTGGCTAAGTCAGTGGGCGCAGCCTTTAGCACCAGGTCGGGCAACAGGGCCGCAAAATGGGCCTCCAAGGGGACCTCACGCGGGAAGAAAGTGCCCTGCTCATCGAGGCGATCCTTGATCGCATCGGTAGCCTCACTAAAAACCCGATACAGCAGCAAGCGCGAAAAAAGCAGATCCCGCGCCTCCAAAAGCTCAATGTCATCGCGTTGCGCCTCCTGTTTAGGCAGCAAGGATGCCGCTTTCATTGCCAACAAGGTAGCCGTAGTGACTAAGAATTCACTGGTCTGCGACAGGTCAGGACTTTGCTTCATATAAGCAATGAATTCGTCCGTAACCTGGGCAAGCGCTACCTCGGTAATGTCAAGCTTGCGCTTGGCCAGCAGTCCCAGCAACAGTTCGAAAGGGCCGGAGAAATTAGTTAGATTGACGCTAAATTCAGGCTGCGTCGCCACGAGCTACCAGTTCCCGAGCCAGCCGCCTGTAAGCCTGCGCG
The genomic region above belongs to Winkia neuii and contains:
- a CDS encoding segregation and condensation protein A is translated as MATQPEFSVNLTNFSGPFELLLGLLAKRKLDITEVALAQVTDEFIAYMKQSPDLSQTSEFLVTTATLLAMKAASLLPKQEAQRDDIELLEARDLLFSRLLLYRVFSEATDAIKDRLDEQGTFFPREVPLEAHFAALLPDLVLKAAPTDLAKLAAEAIYYQEPTVGLAHLHDPIAPVSRELAIISAKLRAAGRASFGELTEDAANLPVVISRFLALLELFRADQVTFEQDAPMETLWVSWVGSDTNIALADDYTGEQDG